One Natrinema longum genomic window carries:
- a CDS encoding acyl-CoA thioesterase, producing MPTLLETRIKNRFRVQPNHANNNDTLHGGNLMKWLDEVSAMSAMRFAGETCVTARVNELDFERPIRIGDTALVEAYVYDSGRTSVHVALRAWREEPRSGETEKTTESTFTFVAIDETGETVPVPDLSVETEDGERLRDRVHEIEE from the coding sequence ATGCCAACGCTTCTCGAGACACGGATCAAGAACCGGTTTCGCGTCCAGCCCAATCACGCGAACAACAACGACACGCTCCACGGCGGCAATCTGATGAAGTGGCTCGACGAGGTGAGCGCGATGTCGGCGATGCGATTCGCCGGCGAGACCTGCGTCACCGCCCGCGTGAACGAACTCGACTTCGAGCGCCCGATCCGGATCGGCGACACCGCCCTCGTGGAGGCCTACGTCTACGATTCGGGCCGGACGAGCGTCCACGTCGCGCTGCGGGCCTGGCGCGAGGAACCCCGCAGCGGCGAGACCGAGAAGACGACCGAGTCGACGTTCACGTTCGTCGCGATCGACGAGACCGGCGAGACGGTCCCCGTTCCGGACCTCTCCGTCGAGACCGAGGACGGGGAGCGCCTTCGGGATCGCGTCCACGAGATCGAGGAGTGA
- a CDS encoding THUMP domain-containing protein translates to MYLLELGGEDDAFAAREAASAATGLRRIAPGLAVAGGIVPRRIRGLAYTHRASELLGRGAADLASARAVLEAASIDREGSIAVRATDVHGSSGVSTERAERELGGILVDRGLSVDLDDPDHLLRVVFSAGNLEADAGGPVLERAGGDGPEKPTGERVSVCALGWLAAESVRDFGTRAPTDKPFFQPGSMDPLLARAVANMAGARAGATILDPMCGTGGGLVEAGLVGADVIGTDAQAKMVRGARENLTHFLERDAPSPTGLERGSWHVGRGDATRLPLADDAVDGVVFDAPYGRQSKIETHRLEDLVSGALAEACRVAPRAVVVADRSWAGEARAAGWEVESAFERRVHRSLTRYVLVLERRSS, encoded by the coding sequence GTGTATCTGCTCGAGCTCGGCGGCGAGGACGACGCGTTCGCAGCCCGCGAGGCGGCCAGCGCGGCGACCGGACTCCGCCGAATCGCGCCCGGACTCGCCGTTGCAGGGGGAATCGTCCCCCGGCGCATTCGCGGCCTCGCCTACACCCACCGCGCGAGCGAGTTGCTGGGGCGGGGCGCGGCCGATCTCGCGAGCGCCCGGGCCGTCCTCGAGGCCGCATCGATCGACCGCGAGGGGTCGATCGCGGTGCGGGCGACGGATGTCCACGGCTCGAGCGGCGTGAGCACGGAACGGGCGGAACGCGAACTCGGTGGAATCCTGGTTGATCGCGGGTTGTCGGTGGATCTCGACGATCCCGATCACCTCCTGCGGGTCGTCTTTTCGGCGGGGAATCTCGAGGCCGATGCGGGGGGACCCGTCCTCGAGCGCGCCGGGGGAGACGGGCCCGAGAAGCCGACGGGCGAGCGCGTCTCCGTCTGTGCGCTGGGCTGGCTTGCAGCCGAGAGCGTCCGCGATTTCGGGACCCGGGCACCGACGGACAAACCCTTCTTCCAGCCCGGCAGCATGGATCCCCTGCTCGCGCGCGCCGTCGCGAACATGGCGGGCGCTCGAGCGGGGGCGACGATCCTCGATCCGATGTGTGGGACCGGCGGCGGCCTCGTCGAGGCCGGGCTGGTCGGCGCGGACGTGATCGGCACCGACGCGCAGGCGAAGATGGTCCGGGGCGCGCGCGAGAACCTGACCCACTTCCTCGAGCGCGACGCGCCCTCGCCGACCGGTCTCGAGCGGGGGTCGTGGCACGTCGGCCGCGGTGACGCGACGCGGTTGCCCCTGGCGGACGACGCCGTCGACGGCGTCGTCTTCGACGCGCCCTACGGCCGCCAGTCGAAGATCGAGACGCATCGCCTCGAGGATCTCGTTTCGGGTGCGCTCGCCGAGGCCTGTCGGGTCGCGCCGCGGGCGGTCGTCGTCGCCGATCGCTCGTGGGCTGGCGAAGCGCGGGCCGCGGGCTGGGAGGTCGAGTCGGCCTTCGAACGCCGCGTGCATCGGTCGCTGACGCGGTACGTGCTGGTCCTCGAGCGGCGATCGTCGTAG
- a CDS encoding TATA-box-binding protein, translated as MTDPKDTINIENVVASTGIGQELDLQSVAMDLEGADYDPEQFPGLVYRTQNPKSAALIFRSGKIVCTGAKSTDDVHESLRIVFDKLRELQIQVNEDPEIVVQNIVTSADLGRNLNLNAIAIGLGLENIEYEPEQFPGLVYRLDDPEVVALLFGSGKLVITGGKQPVDAEHAVDKIVSRLEDLGLLE; from the coding sequence ATGACGGATCCGAAGGACACCATCAACATCGAAAACGTGGTGGCGTCGACCGGCATCGGGCAGGAACTCGACCTCCAGAGTGTCGCGATGGACCTCGAGGGGGCCGACTACGACCCCGAGCAGTTCCCCGGTCTCGTCTACCGAACCCAGAATCCCAAATCCGCCGCCCTGATCTTCCGCTCGGGGAAGATCGTCTGTACCGGCGCGAAAAGCACCGACGACGTCCACGAGAGCCTGCGCATCGTCTTCGACAAGCTCCGTGAACTCCAGATCCAGGTCAACGAGGACCCCGAGATCGTCGTCCAGAACATCGTCACCTCGGCCGATCTGGGCCGCAACCTCAACCTGAACGCGATCGCCATCGGGCTGGGACTGGAGAACATCGAGTACGAACCCGAGCAGTTCCCCGGCCTCGTCTATCGACTCGACGATCCCGAGGTCGTCGCCCTGCTGTTTGGCTCCGGGAAACTCGTTATTACCGGCGGCAAACAGCCCGTCGACGCCGAACACGCCGTCGACAAGATCGTCTCCCGACTCGAGGATCTGGGCCTCCTCGAGTAA